The Acinonyx jubatus isolate Ajub_Pintada_27869175 chromosome A2, VMU_Ajub_asm_v1.0, whole genome shotgun sequence genomic sequence TTGCCCCTGGATCCCCAGCTGGGCCAGTGCCAGTCACCTCGCCTTGCCCAcccagggagaaaggggaagtggATGTTTGATCTTCCCAGGCTGGGCAAGTAGCCAGaccacccctccctgctgctcccaCAGGCAAGGGCGTCTCCTCCACTCCCTGCTCCCAAGGGCAGTAGACTCCAGCCACACAGCCCTCTCTCCAGCTGGGTCACAGTCCTCCACTGGGGTTTGGGATCTGAATGCCAAGGTCTCATCCCTGTCCCACTGCAAAGATGCATGATGGGGCGAGAGGGAGGTATCTTGAGCCTGGGAGCAGAGACAACCTCAAAGATCACTTCTGTCCCGGCCGTGGGAAGTATAGCCTGTCCTCAGCTGTCCCAAGGGAGACAAGTAGCAGCTGGAGCAGTTGGACTGGCTCTGGACTGCTTTACTACCCTGCTTCTGAAGGAAGTTACCTGgtgtgtctctgcccttctcctcagCCATCAAACCCACACCTGAAGGTCCCCTTGTCCATATCGGTGATGACACAGCCCCTGTCCTCAGCAAACACTGGCTGTGGAGAGAAACAGCCAAGTGGTGAAGAGGGGGCACGGGCAGCCCAGCCACAAGGGAGATATCCGTGAGGTAGTCCTTCCTACACTGAGttgaaaagggaagaggaagcttGATGCAAGAGACAAAGCATGGGCAAAATCTGGAGGAAGTCAGAACACAACTGGGACTCACAGTTTGAGGCTAGGGGCTAcagcaggcagggcaggaggggcagccCAAGAGCAGCACTAAGCCTGACTTTGCCTGACGGTGGTGACTCCCTTACCCATTCAGTAAATAATGCATACATGTGCCGGTGCTGGGCTGGGATGCATGTGTGAGGCACACCACAAAGAGCCCTGTCTCCATGGGGATGCACACTAGATGCGAAGGCTGAGTCAGAAGTGGTCATGGGAGCAGAGCCTGGAGAAGCGAGCCCCACCAAATTGATGTCAACTCAGGTTGTAAAGTGATCCCTTATCCCTCTGGCTGGTGATGGCAAAGAATGAGGGAAAGGGGTTGGGTGGTAGTTCAGGGAAGGCAATGTCAGTTCACATGGCAGAGGAGGACGCTGGGGCGGAAGGGTGCCCAGATGTTCATGGCTATGGTGGGGAGAGGCCTGCTAGACAGAAGATGAAGGTATTGTCAATAAGGTCGTGAGATAATGGAGCCAATAAAAAGAGGGCAAAGAAGGAGAAGCTGAAACTTGTTTCCCTTACACCTCTGACTTCCCATACCCAGCTGGGACCCTCAAACACACCTGTGAGCTATCCCACACACATCTGTAACACCCACATCTGTGATCTCTCCCACCGAGCTTGGACCCCTACACGTACATGTGCAAAGCTGTGATTTCCTTCACATGTTGACCTTATACAACTGTTACCTTCCCCAAACAGCTGTGGCCTGTACCTACCCAGCTGTGACACCTCCGTGCAAACCTGTGATCACTTCACATCACTTTCCAGGAGGACCTGGAAAGACAGCCTTGTGGAAAGTGCAACTCAGGGACAGCCGGATCtgtgggtgggcaggtgggggtaATGGGGAGTGAGGTGGCCTAGGCAGGGTATGAGAGCAGagagggcaggcagggctggACCACAAAGCTGGAGTGaccccagacacacacagaacttgGGCCCATCTGGCCAGACCAACTCAGCAAGGGCAGGTCTATTGGCAGGGccctggggtcagggagggctttGGGTGTTCCTTCCTGCCGTTCCACCATTAGAACTTCTCCCCTAGACTGAGGCCAGCTGGAGGATGCTGGCCTGATGGTTGGCTGGATTGTGCCAATTGCAGCCTAGGTTTCTAGGGGCACCAGAAGGTAGTACAAAGCCTTAGGGAGAGGGAGTCAGGGCTGCCTTGATGTTCTCCTGTCCCCTCAGCCCTGGGGAGTTGTGCCAGTCTCCCTGAGCCTGGTGGCCATCACTCTGGGACCCTGCTTCCACCAGGATCAGCAGCCACCATCTCTGTGATTAGATGCTGTGCTTGGGTCCTCGCTGATGTACCCACAGCCCCCTGGCACCATGGGCCCACTGTCAGCTTCTCCATCCTTGCCTGCAGGACCAGGTCCAGATGATAGCCAGCTGTGTCACTGCTTCATTGACCACCATGCCAGGCAGGGGATCACCGGCTCAGGCTCAGACTGGGCTGCAGACTCACTGAGGTAGCACTTTCACCTGGGCCAGGGACATGATGTTCCCTTCACCCCACCCTGGCAGGCAAGCCTGGGCCTGGGGACCTAGCAGGTCTCAATAATCAGCTTCTGAATCAGCAAACAAGTGAAATCACAAAGGAATGAACAAACATGTGGTCACTGACACACCCGTGGTCAAACATGGGATCTCATAGTCACAGGACAGCAGAGTCTTCAACACCCAATCCAGTCACCGGGTCCCACACTTGTACATACACCCTCTACTGGAGCTGGCACAGAGGCCTAGATAGTAGCTGACCTGGGCTTCACAAAGACACACTCACTGACCAGCCCTGACTTCACAGACACAGCACCTTTCAGACTCAAGTCCCGAAAGCAGAAGTGACTTACCCCCCTAGGCATAGTCAGTATAGGGTCTGAGGCCACAATACTTCTAGGGACCcccaaaatcttaatttttttaatcagaagaagagatatattaataatgaatatataatgaCTTAGGTTGggattatatttgtctttataccaACATAgttgtaaaatgttattttttgacGTTTTGAGAAAGGGTCCCAAAAAAGCAAAAGTGCTTAAGGCCCACAAATGTCACAGTGCAGCTGTGCAGGAAAGTACGCTCCCTTGGTATAGGTACTGAGGCAACCAGACTCCAGTACCACAGACAGGCCTGCCAGCTGGGTCTGCCAACCAAACAgcaaccccctcccccgcactgcctccacccccaccccaacacaaaGCCGCAAAGCCCTGCCCTAGTGCTGACCCAGTGGGCGGGGCCGCTTCcggcccagccccacctcctaCCAAGGGCACTTTGTTAGGGGTGCTGAGGTGGCTCAGCTGCCTGGCCCAGCCCTCCAACCCCGGGCCTGCCCCTCGGCCCGCCCCCAGACTGGGTGGGGTGACCCCCTACAAAAGCTCAGAgtttccagcagcagcagcttccTCCAAGAGTCTGGTGCAGCTGGGGGCAGAGTTGAGGAACAGAATCTTGCTGAGCCCTGCCTAGGCCCTCAGCCTGGGGTCAGGAAGTTTGGAGGATGAGGCCCTTCAGCCCTGAGGTCAGCAGGGACAAGTGGGCAGACTGGCGGGGATACAAGGAGGGTTGGGCTGACCTGTCTTTGGTCACTGAGCATCTCCTCCTCCAATGGCTGGCCAGGATTCCTGCggggagaaacaggaaaggacacccccacccccatcacagtCAGGTCAGCCTCGCGGCTGAGGGCCTGGCTCTTATGAAAACACATATCATGGCTTCTGTGGCTCTTGGGGAAGGGGATTGGTTAGCTTAGGCCAGGGCAAAGTCTGTGGGAGACAGGGCAGAGGCCCCTCCAGTGGCAGTGCGACCCCTCCAAGCCTCTCCTTTGCCCTCTGACCTCCCTGAGCCCTGCAGGTCAGTGTTTACCTAAACCCAGAGCAGGGGTGGATTAATGAGCAAGGGGTTTGGCCAGCCTTCCCTGAGCAGGGGTCAGAGAGTTCAGGGCCTACTCTCAGCTTTGCCTCCCCTGGCTAGGTTTCACTAGAACCACCCTGTGCCATGGCAGTCCACCTGCTTCCCATCTACGCCCTCTTCCTGACCTTGCTGGACAAAACCCAAGGCTCCAGGAGCCCCATGGTACCCAACCAGCCCTTCACCACCATCTGGAATGCAAACACCCAGTGGTGCCTGGAGAAATACGGTGTGGACGTGGACGTCAGTGTCTTTGATGTGGTGGCCAACCCGGGGCAGACCTTCCGCGGCCCTGACATGACCATTTTCTACAGCTACCAGCTGGGCACCTACCCCTACTACACGTCTGCCGGGGAGCCTGTGTTTGGTGGGCTGCCCCAGAATGCCAGCCTGGATACCCACCTGGCCCACTCATTCCACGACATCCTGGCTGCCATCCCTGCGTCTGACTTCTCAGGGCTGGCAGTCATCGATTGGGAGGCATGGCGCCCACGCTGGGCCTTCAACTGGGACGCCAAAGACATTTATCGGCAGCACTCACGGTCACTGGTGCAGGCGCAGCATCCTGACTGGCCAGCTCCTTGGGTGGAGGCCGCAGCTCGGGACCAGTTCCAGGAGGCTGCACAGGCCTGGATGGCAGGCACCCTCAAGCTGGGGCAAGCACTGAGGCCTCGTGGCCTCTGGGGCTTCTATGGCTTCCCTGACTGCTATAACTATGACTTTCTAAGCCCCAACTATACAGGCCAGTGCCCCCCGGGTATCTGTGCCCAGAATGACCagctggggtggctgtggggtCAGAGCCGTGCCCTCTACCCCAGCATCTACATGCCTACAGAGCTAGAgggcacagggaagggacaggtgtATGTGCGGCACCGTGTAGGTGAGGCATTCCGTGTGGCTGTGGGTGCTGGGGACCCTGATCTGCCAGTGCTGCCCTATGCCCAGATCTTCTACGACGGGACGAACCGCTCTCTGCCCTTGGTGAGTCTCCCTCTATAACCCCACCCACCGTATAGCCTACTTTGTCAGGCATCAGGTCCAGTAAGTGAGGCTGCATGGCCTTGGGGCACTTTCATCCATTCTCCATTCCTTGAGCTCTGTGTGCcatgctctgtgctcagcacagatgATTCTGCATTCATCAGAAAGACGTAGTGCCTGGTGCATGGCACGCACAGGCCAGAGTGAGGATGGGCTTGCCTCTTACCACCAGGGCCAGAAAAGCCCAGGTGGGGGTTATGAATTATTTGTCCCATCCAGTGTTGTTACAGCAATctgctgtggggagggaggaaggcccTTCAGAGCTATGTCCCTTTCCTCAGGATGAGCTGGAGCACAGCCTGGGGGAAAGTGCAGCCCAGGGGGCAGCAGGAGTGGTACTCTGGGTGAGCTGGGAGAACACAAGAACTAAGGTGAGCTCAGGCccaggacgggggggggggggggggggggtggttagggttggggcaggggcaggggtggagctGCCAGGCTGACTGGCAAGACCCTGGCCCACCCTTTCTATCCCTTCAGTCCTGACTGGCCAGCAGGTGAGTGCCTCAGTGCCCTAGGTAGGCCCATGCATGGCCATGGTGTCCCTGTTGCTCCCCTTCCTACTCAGGAATCATGCCAGGCCATCAAGGAGTATGTGGACACCACACTGGGGCCCTTTGTCCTCAACGTGACCAGCGGGGCTCTTCTGTGCAGTCAAGCCCTATGCTCAGGCCATGGTCGCTGtgccaggcgccccagccaccCTGAGGCCCTCCTCATCCTCAACCCCACCAGTTTCTCCATCCAGCCCACACCTGGTGGCGGGCCCCTGACCCTACAAGGTGCCCTCTCACTTGAGGATCGGATGCAGATGGCTGTGGAGTTCAAATGTCGCTGCTACCGTGGCTGGAAGGGAGCATGGTGTGAGAAGCAAGGCACGTGGTAATTGGCCACGAACTAGGATACACGCATTGAACATCTtgttgacattaaaaataaaagttattttaccagcaaaaatgggtttaatCAGGAACAGTAGAAAATTGCAACTTGAGACATGTGAGCTGTTGCAAAACCAAAGAAGAGGAGCGATCTTTTACATAGGAAAGGGGGGAGTTTGAAGGGCCCATTATAAACAgaaagtccattggagtaaacCTGGGGTTCAAAGTGTGGTGACTTTTCATTGACTGAGTTATggcagtctctcattggctgggctgttgtcACACAATGAGAAAATCTTTCCTCCTGCTGGAATAGTAAAGTAGGCTTCTCCCTGTTGGGTCTGCAAAGAGCTGCAAGGAGTGGCATGGGTGAGTTCCCCCTTCCAGCCTCccaactccattttattttatttatttatttttttccaactccatgttaaatgaggtttcctttattcAGTTTCACAACCTAATGCACTCTGAGCCTGGCCACAgcgttctctctttttttttttttattaaaaaaaaaaatttttttaacgtttcatttatttttgagacagagagtgacagagcatgaaaaggggagggtcagcgagagggagacacagaatctgaaacaggctccaggctctgagctgtcagcacagagccacacgcggggctggaactcacagaccgcgagatcatgacatgagccaaagtcagccccttaaccgactgagccacccaggcgcccctggccagAGCTTTCTCCAGTATAAGCAGTCACACACAAGTCATGGTGACAGTCAGGAGTACATTCAGCCACGGTCATGAGCATATACCTGCACATGCTTATAGACCAGGATAGCTGCCTAAGGGGTTAGAGCCTCCAGCACCCATCCAGCTGGGTCATAAACATCTCCAGAGATACTAAGCCAGTCTTTAAACTGTAGCAATCACAAGAACTGACATGCACTGAACACCTACGCTTCCTCAAGTCCTGTGTTAAGCATTTTAAGTAGATTTACTTGATCCTAACACGACgttatgaggaaactgaggcacacactGGAAGGGCAAACATTTTGCCCAAGGCTGCACAGCCAGAAAATAGAGAAACTGGAATTCGAAACCCAGGCTGTCTAACTATAGAGGTAAAGCACTTTGACTCCTACTGTGTTGACAGTAACCAGCCCTGCACGCAACCTGCTCAGAGGCACCAAGCTCGCAAATAAAGCAGACACGATTCTTGCTTCAGGAGCTATTAATGGAGTGCCTAAAACGTGCAGGAGCCGGGATCCAGAGGGCCCAGGAAAGGCTCATCTCTCTCGCTCAGACCTGACGTCTGTCCGAGGGCGGCTGCTTCCGAGGATGGGGCCCAAATTTCAGGAGGAAGCTCTACCTGATCGTTTCCACAATGGACCCCTTTCCAAACGGGGACCGACAGAGCCGAGACCTGCCTGAGCTTGGGGTGGGGCGAGGTGAGGCGAGGCGAGGCGGAAGTAGAGCCGTGTGGAGGAGGGACCTGTACCCGGCCAAGGCTTTGGCGCGACGGGCCCGGTAGAGCGGAATCCGGGAGGATCTAATAGGTGCCCAGGAGCCAGATACTGGGCCTGCAGGCGACGGGGAGGAGGTGGAGCCTGCGCTCGGTCCCAGCTGGGATACGTAGGGAGCGAGGTGCTGTGGCTCGggcggggctggaggggcagaggcggAGCCATGGCAGAGACCAGGTCTGCGTCGGGGGTGTTGTGACGCCCTGAACCGGGGGCGGAGCCTAAGCCGTGGCGCGCGGAGGCGGGGTGGGGCCTAGCTACCTAGAGAAAGTCGACCAGGTCCGGTGCTGCAGGAGACGACGGCTGCAGTGCGTCCGCCGCACCGCTAGGGGCCAGCGCGGGCGGTCAGAAGAGTCCAAACCACAGACAGCGAGAAACCGACCCGCGCGGAGCGAGCACGCGAAGCGTCCCGGAGCTTGGCTTCAGCATGTCAGTACCTCCCCCTTCCCATGCGCCTTATGTTCGTCCTCACTGTCCCCCGTCTGTCCCATGAGTGCGGTCCTCAAGTAGCTATGCCGTCCCGCACGCCCTCCCTGCTTCTGTCGTTCTCTCCCCTAGCATGCCGAGCCACACCCACCCAGAGTCAAGCTGCTGAagcacaccctcccccccaaaactcCACGGTTTGTCATCCACTAGGAGGgagggggaaaccgaggcacagaagaCACTGCCGCCTCTCCCTGAGGACACAGGAGCCCCGCCCATAGTGGGTGGGGTTGGCCACGAAGGGGTTAAGACCGCGGGGAAGTCTGGGGCTTCAGACCTAGGGGTGGATTCTGGGGCTTCCTCCCTCTTGGTCCAGAGCTGTAGCTGCTGCGGAGGTGGCCGATGCAGGTGAGGTGCTTATAATCCTCTGAGTGGGGTGTAGGGTTGTGGGGGCTACCTGTGCCTGACCAGTGTGGAATTGGACTCAGGCTCATGGGGCcttttgggggaggtggggaaggagagccAGGACGTCCTCTCTGGAGCAAGTGAGTAGAAGAGTGAGGCCCAGTGGATCCCCCACTGCCAGGAATCCCCTCAGCATAGACTCTCCTGGCAGAAGGGCCTGGGGTAGGACTGGCAAACAATGGAGTTTAGGCACAGGAGGTCTGAGCCCCCAACCTGATGGCCGTTGGACACCCTTGTGGATTTAGGAAGGAAGCTGTGGTCCTTATCTTATCTAGGGCGACTACGAAACTCAGGCCAGTGGGGAACCAAGCCTGCAAGAGCCACATTGCTTTGTGACAGTGAGCCAGGCCCCTTGCTAGTGCTGTTGGAACCCCATGTGAGGGGACAGTTGGGTCCATGCCCAAGCAGAGTGTCCTGAGCTgcatggggatgggggtggggtggggggggcatgggctctgtgctccagGCAGGAAAGGCAGTTCAGTGAGGGGAAAACTGATCCTAacgggtgggtgatgggtacccCAGGATTGCTCAGGTGACAGGCATGGCCCAAGTGGTCAGAAAGGCTGGGACCTAAAGtgtaaagagaaggaaagggcagGGGAGTTCCTGGGGACAGCCAGAGGGAGTTTTGGGTGGGTTTAAGTAGGGGGTCATGGTGCCTAGTCTGCATGTTCTGTCTGATGGCCAGCCAACCATGATGTTGTAGGCTAGGTCCCCTGTTCTGGGGAGGCCAGAGTTGTAGCCAGAGAAAGTGGGGCCATGACTCTTGGGTTCTGCCCCAGCCTTTAGCCTTCAGCTTTCCTCCAATGTGGGGCAGGACACCCTGGAACCATTACCTCTACTGTCACCTGAGTGAGTCACCTGAGTCAGGTATAAGGGATGGTCTCCAGGTGACCTGTGCCATCAGGTGAGTAtgggacagagacaaagtgtAGCTTACCAGTTCCAGGATGCATGGCTCCCCTAGCACTCtgtcagcccctccctgccccaacaCTGTCCTCCTTCCTGGCAAAGCCTAGCATGGCTGTTGTCTACAGGAGGAGCATCCTTGTGGTCTGAGGAGATAACCATTGTCTGGAGACCATGCTCTTAATCCCCAGCCTGGCACTGAGCCACCTGCAACCC encodes the following:
- the HYAL2 gene encoding hyaluronidase-2 isoform X1 — translated: MWAGLGPAITLAVVWAAAWATQLKPTAPPIFTGRPFVVAWDVPTQDCGPRLKVPLDLKAFDVQASPNEGFVNQNITIFYHDRLGLYPRFSSVGRSVHGGVPQNGSLWAHLKMLQEHVEHYIRTQEPAGLAVIDWEDWRPVWVRNWQDKDIYRQSSRQLVAVRHPDWPSDRVVKQAQYEFEFAARQFMLETLRFVKAVRPRHLWGFYLFPDCYNHDYVQNWETYTGRCPDVEVSRNDQLAWLWAESTALFPSVYLDETLASSTHGRNFVSFRVQEALRVAHTHHPNHALPVYVFTRPTYSRKLTGLSEMDLISTIGESAALGAAGVILWGDAGYTTSTVSLEPPCAMAVHLLPIYALFLTLLDKTQGSRSPMVPNQPFTTIWNANTQWCLEKYGVDVDVSVFDVVANPGQTFRGPDMTIFYSYQLGTYPYYTSAGEPVFGGLPQNASLDTHLAHSFHDILAAIPASDFSGLAVIDWEAWRPRWAFNWDAKDIYRQHSRSLVQAQHPDWPAPWVEAAARDQFQEAAQAWMAGTLKLGQALRPRGLWGFYGFPDCYNYDFLSPNYTGQCPPGICAQNDQLGWLWGQSRALYPSIYMPTELEGTGKGQVYVRHRVGEAFRVAVGAGDPDLPVLPYAQIFYDGTNRSLPLDELEHSLGESAAQGAAGVVLWVSWENTRTKESCQAIKEYVDTTLGPFVLNVTSGALLCSQALCSGHGRCARRPSHPEALLILNPTSFSIQPTPGGGPLTLQGALSLEDRMQMAVEFKCRCYRGWKGAWCEKQGTW
- the HYAL2 gene encoding hyaluronidase-2 isoform X3, with the protein product MRPFSPEVSLEPPCAMAVHLLPIYALFLTLLDKTQGSRSPMVPNQPFTTIWNANTQWCLEKYGVDVDVSVFDVVANPGQTFRGPDMTIFYSYQLGTYPYYTSAGEPVFGGLPQNASLDTHLAHSFHDILAAIPASDFSGLAVIDWEAWRPRWAFNWDAKDIYRQHSRSLVQAQHPDWPAPWVEAAARDQFQEAAQAWMAGTLKLGQALRPRGLWGFYGFPDCYNYDFLSPNYTGQCPPGICAQNDQLGWLWGQSRALYPSIYMPTELEGTGKGQVYVRHRVGEAFRVAVGAGDPDLPVLPYAQIFYDGTNRSLPLDELEHSLGESAAQGAAGVVLWVSWENTRTKESCQAIKEYVDTTLGPFVLNVTSGALLCSQALCSGHGRCARRPSHPEALLILNPTSFSIQPTPGGGPLTLQGALSLEDRMQMAVEFKCRCYRGWKGAWCEKQGTW